Proteins encoded in a region of the Gulosibacter sediminis genome:
- a CDS encoding aldehyde dehydrogenase family protein: protein MTTVPATTPSIHEGQSIPETLRKLRATFDADVTKPLRWRLEQLDALERMLRERGREFADALEADLGKSPIEAFMTETSVTISEVTHLRRYLRRWLKPKHVRPNLAVAPAVTYTVREPLGAALIIAPWNYPLQLALAPLAGAIAAGNVAVVKPSEHAPATSAALARHVAEYLDPSAIRVVEGAVEASTELLAQRWDTIFYTGGAKVARIVARAAAEHLTPVTLELGGKSPVFVDDTADFDVAARRIAWGKLLNAGQTCVAPDYVLATPRAARELAERIPAAAKEMLGEHPEESGDYARIIHDAHFERLEGLLEGGRIHSGGARDASTRFFEPTLLVDVDETAPVMQEEIFGPILPLIQVNDENVAISFINSREKPLALYLFSARKSVRQKFLRRTSSGALAVGLTVAHVSVPELPFGGVGESGIGAYHGEASLDAFSHRRAVLRKPSFPDTLRLVYPPFGRKSARHEVIRRVLGN from the coding sequence GTGACGACCGTGCCCGCAACGACCCCGAGCATCCATGAGGGCCAGAGCATCCCCGAAACGCTGCGCAAACTGCGCGCGACCTTTGACGCAGACGTCACGAAGCCGCTGCGCTGGCGGCTCGAGCAACTCGACGCCCTCGAACGGATGCTCCGCGAACGCGGGCGCGAATTCGCCGATGCGCTCGAGGCCGACCTCGGCAAGTCGCCGATCGAAGCGTTCATGACCGAGACGTCGGTCACCATCAGCGAGGTCACGCACCTGCGCCGCTACCTGCGCCGCTGGCTCAAGCCGAAGCACGTGCGCCCGAACCTCGCGGTGGCGCCGGCCGTCACCTACACGGTGCGCGAACCCCTCGGGGCCGCGCTCATCATCGCGCCGTGGAACTATCCGTTGCAGCTCGCTCTCGCGCCCCTCGCCGGAGCGATCGCCGCCGGAAACGTCGCCGTTGTGAAGCCGAGCGAGCACGCACCGGCGACGTCGGCCGCGCTCGCGAGGCACGTCGCGGAGTACCTCGACCCGAGCGCGATCCGCGTCGTCGAGGGCGCCGTCGAGGCCTCGACCGAGCTGCTCGCCCAGCGCTGGGACACGATCTTCTACACCGGAGGCGCAAAGGTTGCCCGCATCGTCGCCCGCGCGGCCGCCGAACACCTCACGCCGGTCACCCTCGAACTTGGCGGCAAGTCACCCGTCTTCGTCGACGACACCGCCGACTTCGACGTCGCGGCCCGCCGCATCGCGTGGGGCAAGCTCCTCAACGCCGGCCAGACCTGCGTCGCGCCCGACTACGTGCTCGCGACGCCGCGCGCGGCCCGCGAACTCGCCGAGCGCATCCCGGCCGCGGCCAAGGAAATGCTCGGCGAGCACCCCGAAGAAAGCGGCGATTACGCCCGCATCATTCACGACGCCCATTTCGAACGACTCGAGGGGCTGCTTGAGGGCGGCCGAATTCACTCGGGCGGTGCGCGCGACGCGAGCACCCGTTTTTTCGAACCGACCCTGCTCGTCGACGTTGACGAGACGGCGCCGGTCATGCAGGAAGAGATCTTTGGGCCAATTCTTCCCCTCATTCAGGTGAACGATGAAAACGTAGCCATTTCGTTCATCAATTCGCGCGAGAAGCCGCTCGCGCTGTATCTGTTCTCAGCGCGCAAATCGGTGCGCCAAAAGTTCCTTCGCCGAACGTCATCGGGTGCCCTCGCGGTCGGCCTGACGGTCGCGCACGTGAGTGTTCCCGAATTGCCATTTGGCGGCGTCGGGGAAAGCGGAATCGGAGCGTATCACGGGGAAGCCTCGCTCGACGCATTTAGCCACCGACGGGCGGTTCTGCGAAAGCCGAGTTTCCCGGATACGCTCCGACTCGTGTATCCGCCGTTTGGGCGGAAGAGCGCGCGGCACGAAGTGATTCGCCGCGTGCTGGGGAATTAA
- a CDS encoding histone-like nucleoid-structuring protein Lsr2, whose product MARKVVYQLIDDLDGTQLDEGQGETVKFGLDGVDYEIDLSKSNAQSLREALEGYVKTARRVGGRAQRGTRTQLPSTGPKRDLAAVRKWASANGYTVADRGRVPQDVLDAFDAAN is encoded by the coding sequence GTGGCACGCAAAGTCGTTTACCAGCTGATCGATGATCTCGATGGCACCCAGCTCGACGAGGGTCAGGGTGAAACCGTCAAGTTCGGGCTCGACGGTGTTGATTACGAAATCGACCTGAGCAAGTCCAACGCACAGAGCCTGCGCGAAGCACTTGAGGGTTACGTCAAGACCGCCCGCCGCGTCGGCGGTCGCGCTCAGCGCGGCACCCGCACGCAGCTCCCCTCGACCGGCCCGAAGCGCGACCTCGCGGCGGTTCGCAAGTGGGCCTCGGCGAACGGCTACACCGTCGCCGACCGCGGCCGCGTGCCGCAGGACGTGCTCGACGCCTTCGACGCCGCCAACTAG
- a CDS encoding sensor histidine kinase, which translates to MLDTFIATRERPMRVLLTDSVGAVVAGVLFLLFGSWGMSVPTVLYYPVIALLCVRRSAPLVFLWGTTVLSGIQYFSAAYYFDVIVYGVTLIGVFGMAAFGARKLRWTCAVPPVLAITVVALQTLTPWMTSLPFGMQPESVTNFRERLQAFALLAVVIAIAFIAAWALGMLRRQQLVEVVRAQERAELMERDAHRMAELAVSDERSRISREMHDIIAHSLASIVTLAEGGRLAAREKPELATELFGKISDTGRGALGDVKLLLRNVDATQDDAPARGVANIRDLVDAVRVGDAPESGITYREHGTPVELPAGMQLALYRVAQEAVTNMLKHAPGCRGEIELRWGDDEVLLRAVNSRTDGADAPSSDRRGIAGMRERVELFDGVLRVATTEASFEVLASIPIPAIASKGQA; encoded by the coding sequence ATGCTCGACACCTTTATCGCCACCCGTGAGCGGCCGATGCGCGTGCTGCTCACGGACTCGGTCGGTGCGGTTGTGGCGGGCGTTCTGTTTCTGCTCTTCGGCAGCTGGGGCATGTCGGTGCCGACGGTGCTCTACTACCCGGTCATTGCCCTGCTCTGCGTGCGCCGCTCGGCCCCGCTCGTGTTCCTCTGGGGCACGACGGTGCTCAGCGGCATTCAGTACTTCTCGGCTGCCTACTACTTCGACGTCATCGTCTACGGCGTGACGCTCATTGGGGTCTTCGGCATGGCCGCGTTCGGCGCGAGAAAGCTGCGCTGGACCTGCGCCGTGCCGCCCGTGCTCGCGATCACGGTCGTTGCGCTACAGACCTTGACGCCGTGGATGACGTCGCTGCCCTTCGGCATGCAGCCGGAATCCGTCACCAACTTCCGCGAACGCCTGCAGGCGTTCGCGCTGCTCGCCGTCGTAATCGCCATCGCGTTCATCGCGGCGTGGGCCCTGGGAATGCTCCGCCGCCAGCAGCTCGTCGAAGTCGTGCGGGCGCAGGAGCGTGCCGAACTGATGGAGCGGGATGCACACCGCATGGCGGAGCTCGCGGTGTCGGATGAGCGCAGCCGCATCTCGCGCGAGATGCACGACATCATCGCCCACTCGCTCGCCTCGATCGTGACGCTCGCCGAGGGCGGCCGCCTTGCTGCGCGCGAAAAGCCCGAGCTCGCGACCGAGCTGTTCGGCAAGATCAGCGACACCGGCCGCGGCGCCCTTGGCGACGTCAAACTGCTGCTGCGCAACGTCGACGCGACCCAGGACGACGCCCCGGCGCGCGGCGTCGCGAACATCCGCGACCTCGTCGACGCGGTGCGCGTCGGTGATGCTCCCGAATCCGGCATCACCTACCGCGAGCACGGCACCCCGGTTGAGCTGCCCGCCGGCATGCAGCTCGCGCTTTACCGCGTCGCGCAAGAGGCAGTCACGAACATGCTCAAGCACGCGCCCGGCTGTCGCGGCGAGATCGAGCTGCGCTGGGGCGATGACGAGGTGCTGCTGCGCGCCGTGAACTCCCGCACCGACGGCGCCGACGCCCCCTCGAGCGACCGCCGGGGCATCGCCGGCATGCGCGAGCGCGTCGAGCTGTTCGACGGCGTACTCCGCGTCGCCACGACCGAGGCGAGCTTCGAGGTGCTCGCGAGCATCCCCATCCCCGCCATTGCATCGAAGGGCCAAGCATGA
- a CDS encoding methylated-DNA--[protein]-cysteine S-methyltransferase: MFAARVVDSPVGELGLEATDAGICRVWLPGSAPLGFGPHVGSEIAEAHLERGVAQLGEFFAGEREHFEVTLDWSQASDGFGGEVQRALVDIPYGETYSYGELADRLGRPRAARAVGTACSHNPLPLFGGCHRVIRSNGDVGLYGGGEHMKRALLDLEVRD; encoded by the coding sequence GTGTTCGCAGCGCGGGTCGTCGACAGCCCCGTCGGCGAGCTCGGGCTCGAGGCAACGGATGCGGGCATCTGCCGCGTCTGGCTGCCCGGCTCGGCACCGCTCGGCTTCGGCCCGCACGTCGGCTCTGAGATCGCAGAGGCCCACCTCGAGCGCGGCGTCGCCCAGCTCGGGGAGTTTTTCGCGGGCGAGCGGGAGCACTTCGAGGTCACCCTCGATTGGTCGCAGGCCTCCGACGGCTTCGGTGGCGAGGTGCAACGCGCGCTCGTCGACATTCCCTACGGCGAGACGTACAGCTATGGCGAGCTCGCCGACCGGCTCGGCCGACCGCGCGCGGCCCGGGCGGTCGGCACCGCCTGCTCACATAACCCGCTGCCGCTGTTCGGCGGCTGCCACCGGGTGATCCGCTCGAACGGCGACGTCGGGCTCTACGGCGGCGGTGAGCATATGAAGCGCGCGCTCCTCGACCTCGAGGTGCGTGACTGA
- a CDS encoding beta-class carbonic anhydrase, producing MSETDKMLEANRVYGEGYPGPRELRPKRKVAVVACMDSRLQIFPMLGLDLGEAHIIRNAGGVITDDMIRSITISQRMLGTEEVVLIHHTNCGLSTFSEDEFDELLMRETGARAHWKAESFKDVDASVRESIRRIMQSPFIQHKNVRGFVADVDTGLLREVEAA from the coding sequence ATGTCGGAAACCGACAAGATGCTCGAAGCAAACCGCGTCTATGGTGAGGGCTACCCGGGGCCGCGCGAACTTCGACCCAAGCGCAAGGTCGCCGTCGTCGCCTGCATGGACTCCCGCCTCCAGATCTTCCCGATGCTCGGCCTCGACCTCGGTGAGGCGCACATCATTCGTAACGCGGGCGGCGTAATCACCGACGACATGATCCGCTCGATCACGATCTCGCAGCGCATGCTCGGCACCGAAGAAGTCGTGCTCATTCACCACACGAACTGCGGTCTATCGACCTTCAGCGAGGACGAATTCGACGAATTGCTTATGCGTGAGACCGGCGCGCGGGCGCACTGGAAGGCCGAGTCGTTCAAGGACGTCGATGCCTCGGTGCGCGAGTCGATTCGCCGCATCATGCAGTCGCCGTTCATTCAGCATAAGAACGTGCGCGGCTTTGTCGCCGACGTCGACACCGGCCTGCTCCGTGAGGTCGAGGCTGCCTAG
- a CDS encoding helix-turn-helix domain-containing protein, with protein MTQKSVTDLEVVGVEEWGHTMTQLLLPMAVTAPDPEKYRARIRAAVVGGIRFFTITSTPHSSGRSSRLFAEGGDPFYAVVNQIEGQSRLRQLGRDSVLEAGDFAIYDTALPYDREFADGTYMVIMVPQQLLTLPPRAFIEIAGMKVPADEGIGRVAGPMLAGVAKDMSVLLGHGGLALAHTVVDLIAAAVAERLGIDAPTRANAQLAQLMEVRDYIMAHLSDHDLTPQTIADAHFISVRTLHSLFKEQGTSVSTWIRERRLEMARRDLVDPALTDAIRAVGERWGFADATHFSNAFKLAYGVSPRQYRKTALDELRRSSIDRE; from the coding sequence ATGACGCAGAAATCGGTCACCGACCTCGAGGTCGTCGGCGTCGAAGAGTGGGGTCACACCATGACCCAGTTGCTGTTACCCATGGCCGTCACGGCGCCCGACCCCGAGAAGTATCGGGCGCGCATCCGCGCCGCGGTCGTCGGCGGCATTCGCTTCTTCACGATCACGTCGACCCCGCACTCCTCAGGCCGATCGTCGCGCCTGTTCGCCGAGGGTGGCGACCCGTTCTATGCCGTCGTCAACCAGATCGAGGGCCAGTCGCGTCTGCGTCAGCTCGGCCGCGACTCGGTGCTCGAAGCGGGCGACTTTGCGATTTATGACACCGCGTTGCCGTACGACCGCGAGTTTGCCGACGGCACGTACATGGTGATCATGGTGCCGCAGCAGCTGCTCACGCTGCCACCGCGCGCGTTCATCGAGATCGCCGGCATGAAGGTGCCCGCCGACGAGGGCATCGGCCGCGTCGCGGGCCCGATGCTCGCCGGCGTCGCGAAAGACATGTCGGTGCTGCTCGGCCACGGTGGCCTCGCGCTCGCCCACACCGTCGTCGACCTCATCGCGGCGGCCGTCGCCGAACGCCTCGGCATCGACGCCCCGACCCGCGCGAACGCGCAGCTCGCGCAGCTCATGGAGGTGCGCGACTACATCATGGCGCACCTCTCGGACCACGACCTCACGCCGCAGACGATCGCCGATGCCCACTTCATCTCGGTGCGCACGCTGCACTCGCTATTCAAGGAACAGGGCACTTCGGTGTCGACCTGGATTCGCGAGCGCCGGCTCGAGATGGCGCGCCGCGACCTCGTTGACCCGGCACTGACCGACGCGATTCGCGCTGTGGGCGAGCGCTGGGGCTTTGCCGACGCGACCCACTTTTCGAATGCGTTTAAGCTGGCCTACGGTGTCTCACCGCGGCAATACCGCAAGACGGCACTCGACGAATTGCGGCGCAGCAGCATCGACAGGGAGTAG
- a CDS encoding response regulator, which yields MTIRVLIVDDQSLVREGLALIAGSVDDIEVVGKAENGRDGVNLGLKLRPDVVLMDVRMPVMDGIEATARLLQHSGERSELRVLALTTYDSEDFAVRMLAAGASGFLLKDAPGEDLIRAIRTVAAGNAIIDPSMTRTLLHRLTTERPQQTAAADRDALVANLTERERDVLAQLVQGVSNAQIAKELFLAEVTVKTHVGRILDKLGLPDRVHVVIWAYESGYIDR from the coding sequence ATGACCATCCGAGTTCTCATCGTTGACGACCAGTCGCTCGTGCGCGAGGGGCTCGCGCTCATCGCGGGCTCCGTCGACGACATCGAGGTGGTCGGCAAAGCCGAGAACGGCCGCGACGGCGTCAACCTCGGCCTCAAGCTGCGGCCCGACGTCGTGCTCATGGACGTGCGCATGCCGGTCATGGACGGCATCGAGGCGACCGCGCGACTGCTGCAGCACTCGGGCGAGCGCTCCGAGCTCCGCGTGCTCGCGCTGACGACGTACGACTCCGAAGATTTCGCGGTGCGGATGCTCGCCGCCGGCGCCTCGGGCTTCCTCCTCAAGGACGCACCGGGGGAGGACCTGATCCGCGCGATTCGGACAGTGGCCGCCGGTAATGCGATTATTGATCCGAGCATGACGCGCACGCTGCTGCACCGACTCACCACCGAGCGGCCGCAGCAGACCGCGGCGGCCGACCGGGACGCGCTGGTGGCGAACCTGACGGAACGCGAGCGCGATGTGCTCGCGCAACTCGTGCAAGGCGTCTCGAATGCGCAAATCGCGAAGGAACTGTTCCTTGCGGAGGTCACCGTAAAGACCCACGTTGGTCGGATTCTCGACAAACTTGGGTTGCCAGATCGCGTGCACGTTGTGATTTGGGCCTACGAAAGCGGTTATATAGACAGGTAG
- a CDS encoding ABC transporter permease — protein sequence MSATMRLATQQIRRGPRRVVAIVLAALLSAMAIMATGTFITTMQQGLNVAVAAPYTNADVVIPSGDSEGVVDAVAEVPGIAAIEPSHTMYAQAQAGDRIHNINISSIADDGDLRWMTLTGGQWPVGTGEIAATQDDLDRFGIALGDSIEIFDGTGQSAKVRVVGLVETVGGTVAASTELYAAQDYFSVDDGSSSALVVRLPQGTSAADAIAAINERLVEVYGAEDAPEAVTVDEYTADLIDGLTGGTNALAVMFLLFVLIALLAASMVIRNTFQVLLAQRLRENGLLRLVGATGGQVQRTVLAEALLIGLVGALVGIAVGFGLGGVIAIVADMDGGGLVFPWFWAIAALIVTVGVTVFAAWAPAARLRSLAPIAALSEANAAGAERSRSSVVAWIFGVLITAFGALGLWAASALGNPLVLIGGGVVLAIGLIVLVPLLVRVVMPGIARLLSAFGPVAKLAGENLVRTSRRSGTIVLAISLGGSLILAMLTGVQSVNATLNARLDENYAFDALITARSDESLDAADLAPILESEGLESSALTSAVRLEADLEHPSSLAALLTLPSSTADALEHPLADGEVALSEWDAESLGATDGDTVTLTDASGATVDLTVVTDQLLDTLYNPNTGSTYGAVTESTLAEFDDVTADAGLWLFAADGKISELVDAVSAAQDTNSDLQLLGPIAEQQLYEQIVTLVVAFVLAMLGLTVVISVIGLASVVALAVAERRRELALLRALGMTRARVRTMVLIEAVSLALIGAVFSILIGVPMGISAVPAMIADGGTIAISLPWIGIGAVIGSAIVLGVIAGARPSWIASRIAPAQALARA from the coding sequence ATGAGCGCGACGATGCGGCTGGCGACGCAGCAGATTCGTCGAGGCCCCCGGCGAGTGGTGGCGATCGTGCTCGCCGCACTGCTCAGCGCGATGGCGATCATGGCCACCGGAACCTTCATTACGACGATGCAGCAGGGGCTCAACGTCGCCGTGGCGGCGCCCTACACGAACGCCGACGTCGTGATTCCCTCGGGCGACTCGGAGGGTGTCGTCGACGCCGTTGCCGAGGTGCCTGGCATCGCGGCAATCGAACCGAGCCACACGATGTACGCGCAGGCCCAGGCCGGCGACCGCATCCACAACATCAACATTTCGAGCATCGCCGACGACGGCGACCTGCGCTGGATGACCCTCACCGGCGGCCAGTGGCCGGTCGGCACCGGCGAAATCGCCGCGACGCAGGACGACCTCGACCGCTTCGGCATCGCGCTCGGTGACTCGATCGAGATCTTCGACGGCACCGGCCAGTCGGCCAAGGTGCGCGTCGTCGGGCTCGTCGAGACAGTTGGCGGCACGGTCGCCGCCTCGACCGAGTTGTACGCCGCGCAGGACTACTTCTCGGTCGACGACGGCTCGTCGTCCGCCCTCGTCGTGCGCCTCCCCCAGGGCACGAGCGCGGCGGATGCGATTGCCGCGATCAACGAGCGGCTCGTCGAGGTCTACGGTGCCGAGGACGCGCCCGAGGCGGTCACGGTCGACGAGTACACGGCCGACCTCATCGACGGGCTCACCGGCGGCACGAACGCGCTCGCCGTAATGTTCCTGCTGTTCGTGCTCATCGCGCTGCTCGCGGCGTCGATGGTGATCCGCAATACGTTCCAGGTACTGCTCGCGCAGCGACTGCGCGAAAACGGCCTGCTGCGCCTCGTCGGCGCGACCGGCGGGCAGGTGCAGCGCACGGTGCTCGCGGAGGCGCTGCTCATTGGGCTCGTCGGCGCGCTCGTCGGCATCGCGGTCGGTTTCGGCCTCGGCGGGGTCATTGCCATAGTCGCCGACATGGACGGCGGCGGCCTCGTGTTCCCGTGGTTCTGGGCGATCGCCGCGCTCATCGTCACCGTTGGCGTGACCGTGTTCGCTGCGTGGGCACCGGCCGCCCGACTGCGCTCGCTCGCGCCGATCGCGGCACTGTCGGAAGCAAACGCCGCCGGTGCTGAGCGCTCTCGCTCGAGCGTCGTCGCGTGGATCTTCGGCGTGCTCATCACGGCGTTCGGCGCGCTCGGCCTCTGGGCTGCGTCGGCGCTCGGCAACCCGCTCGTGCTCATCGGTGGCGGCGTCGTGCTCGCGATCGGCCTGATCGTGCTCGTACCGCTGCTCGTGCGGGTCGTCATGCCCGGCATCGCGCGGCTGCTCAGCGCCTTCGGCCCCGTCGCGAAGCTCGCGGGCGAGAACCTCGTGCGCACCTCGCGCCGCTCCGGCACGATCGTGCTCGCGATTTCGCTCGGCGGCAGCCTGATTCTCGCGATGCTCACCGGGGTGCAGTCGGTCAACGCGACGCTGAATGCCCGGCTCGACGAGAACTACGCATTCGACGCGCTCATCACGGCGCGCTCCGATGAGTCGCTCGATGCGGCCGACCTCGCGCCGATTCTCGAGTCGGAGGGCCTCGAGTCGTCCGCCCTCACCTCCGCCGTGCGGCTGGAGGCCGACCTCGAGCATCCGTCGTCGCTCGCGGCGCTGCTCACGCTGCCCTCATCGACCGCGGATGCACTCGAGCATCCACTCGCCGACGGCGAGGTCGCGCTGAGCGAGTGGGATGCCGAGTCGCTCGGCGCGACCGACGGCGACACCGTGACGTTGACGGATGCGTCGGGCGCCACCGTCGACCTGACGGTCGTGACCGATCAGCTGCTCGACACGCTCTACAACCCGAACACCGGCAGCACCTACGGCGCGGTGACCGAGTCGACCCTTGCGGAGTTCGACGACGTCACGGCCGATGCGGGGCTCTGGCTGTTCGCGGCCGACGGCAAGATCAGCGAACTCGTCGACGCGGTCTCGGCCGCGCAGGACACGAACTCCGACCTGCAGCTGCTCGGGCCGATCGCCGAACAGCAGCTCTACGAGCAGATTGTGACGCTCGTGGTCGCCTTCGTGCTTGCGATGCTCGGCCTCACCGTCGTGATCTCGGTCATCGGCCTCGCGAGCGTCGTGGCCCTCGCCGTCGCCGAGCGTCGCCGCGAGCTTGCCCTGCTGCGAGCACTCGGCATGACGCGAGCCCGGGTGCGCACCATGGTGCTCATTGAAGCGGTTTCGCTCGCGCTCATCGGTGCGGTGTTCTCGATTCTTATCGGCGTGCCAATGGGAATCAGCGCGGTGCCGGCAATGATCGCCGACGGTGGCACAATTGCGATCTCGCTGCCGTGGATTGGAATTGGCGCGGTAATTGGCAGCGCCATTGTGCTCGGCGTGATTGCGGGGGCGCGACCGTCGTGGATCGCCTCTCGCATCGCTCCGGCGCAGGCATTGGCCCGGGCCTAG
- a CDS encoding AEC family transporter has product MTGVLEGFSVIALIILVGFIMQRVGLLGDRGREMLNKLAFNVATPALLFGLMFSADLNVLFSGQFLVTAICMVIMAVLFAVVAIIFRWGTGNAAVGALASSFVNSGNLGIPIAVYVLGDGTLVAPVMLVQQLILAPVMLSVLDIAGRDPQAPKLRWWQMLYRPFTNPVVIGALSGLLLNIFSVPVPNFLLDPIELVGGISVPAVLMAFGMSLHDNAMPLRGQNRWQVLTATVLKSFVHPVLAWLLGKFVFGLDDAMVLVVVVTAALPAAQNIYNYAANYHVGESLARESILLTTILSVPVILIVTLLLHP; this is encoded by the coding sequence GTGACGGGAGTACTTGAGGGCTTCAGCGTCATTGCCCTCATTATTCTCGTCGGATTTATCATGCAGCGTGTCGGTCTTCTCGGTGACCGCGGCCGCGAAATGCTCAACAAGCTCGCGTTCAACGTCGCGACACCGGCCCTGCTGTTCGGCCTCATGTTCAGCGCCGACCTCAACGTGCTCTTCAGTGGCCAGTTTCTCGTCACCGCGATCTGCATGGTCATCATGGCGGTGCTGTTCGCTGTCGTGGCGATCATCTTCCGCTGGGGCACCGGCAACGCTGCGGTCGGGGCCCTCGCCTCGAGCTTCGTGAACTCGGGCAACCTCGGTATTCCGATTGCCGTCTACGTGCTCGGCGACGGCACACTCGTCGCGCCCGTCATGCTCGTGCAGCAGCTCATCCTCGCGCCGGTCATGCTCTCGGTGCTCGACATCGCGGGCCGCGACCCGCAGGCGCCAAAGCTGCGCTGGTGGCAGATGCTCTATCGCCCGTTCACGAACCCCGTCGTCATCGGCGCGCTGTCGGGCCTGCTCCTGAACATCTTCTCGGTGCCCGTGCCGAACTTCCTGCTCGACCCGATCGAGCTCGTCGGTGGCATCAGCGTGCCCGCCGTGCTCATGGCGTTTGGCATGTCGCTCCACGACAACGCGATGCCCCTGCGCGGCCAGAATCGCTGGCAGGTGCTCACCGCGACGGTGCTCAAATCGTTCGTGCACCCGGTGCTCGCGTGGCTCCTCGGCAAGTTTGTCTTCGGTCTCGATGACGCGATGGTCCTCGTCGTCGTCGTGACCGCCGCGCTGCCGGCCGCCCAGAACATCTACAACTACGCTGCGAACTACCACGTCGGCGAGTCGCTCGCGCGCGAGAGCATCCTGCTTACGACCATCCTGTCGGTGCCGGTGATTCTCATCGTCACGCTGCTGCTGCACCCGTAG
- a CDS encoding oxygenase MpaB family protein — translation MLVGGGAAILLQLAHPTVAAGVAHHSAFASAPLGRLEQTLNYVMAVVHGTDADRRIVRRHVNRRHAHVPGAYDSGPQLWVAATLLWAGERAYERAFGPLKDADREALRYTFATLGTELQLPADAWPASVDEFDAWWQLALADARVTDDARLAFARLRRPDVAPWWLRAALPLIWRVALELLSPRLRREFDPSWSRADRFMVELFWTVTTPIYRILPRRMRTWPVRRQLRAFRRA, via the coding sequence ATGCTCGTCGGCGGCGGGGCCGCGATTCTGCTGCAGCTCGCGCATCCGACGGTCGCGGCTGGCGTGGCCCACCACTCCGCGTTCGCATCCGCGCCGCTCGGCCGCCTTGAGCAGACTCTGAACTACGTCATGGCGGTCGTGCACGGCACCGATGCCGACCGCCGCATCGTACGCCGCCACGTGAACCGCCGCCACGCCCACGTGCCCGGCGCGTACGACTCCGGACCGCAGCTCTGGGTCGCCGCGACCCTGCTCTGGGCAGGGGAGCGCGCGTACGAGCGCGCGTTCGGCCCGCTCAAGGACGCAGATCGGGAGGCGCTCCGCTACACCTTCGCGACCCTCGGCACCGAGCTGCAGCTGCCGGCCGACGCGTGGCCCGCATCCGTCGACGAGTTCGACGCCTGGTGGCAGTTGGCCCTCGCGGATGCGCGAGTCACCGACGACGCCCGCCTCGCTTTCGCGCGCCTGCGGCGCCCCGACGTCGCGCCGTGGTGGCTCCGCGCTGCGCTGCCGCTGATCTGGCGCGTCGCCCTCGAATTGCTCTCGCCGCGGCTTCGACGTGAATTCGACCCAAGCTGGTCCCGCGCGGACCGCTTCATGGTCGAGCTGTTCTGGACGGTCACGACGCCGATCTACCGCATCCTGCCCCGCCGGATGCGCACCTGGCCCGTACGCCGTCAGCTGCGCGCGTTCCGCCGCGCCTGA
- a CDS encoding ABC transporter ATP-binding protein translates to MTTQPAVVCRGLTKTYGQADAQVHAVAGVDAAFARGEFTAIMGPSGSGKSTMMHLLAGLDSPTSGDVAIDGQSIVGMPDAKLTKLRRDRLGFVFQSFNLVPTLSARENIELPVRLAGGRVDTAALERLASQLGIFDRLKHMPHELSGGQQQRIAVARALITEPAVVFADEPTGALDLRTGRGLLESLQRAAREREQTIVMVTHDPAAAAYADRVLILVDGRIAHELSGAGYEEISGVMAGVGA, encoded by the coding sequence ATGACCACGCAACCGGCCGTCGTTTGCCGCGGCCTCACGAAAACCTACGGACAAGCGGATGCGCAGGTACACGCCGTTGCGGGTGTCGACGCCGCGTTCGCCCGCGGTGAGTTCACCGCGATTATGGGCCCCTCGGGCTCTGGCAAGTCGACGATGATGCACCTGCTCGCGGGGCTCGACTCCCCCACGAGTGGCGACGTCGCGATCGACGGACAGTCGATCGTCGGTATGCCGGATGCGAAGCTCACGAAGCTGCGCCGCGACCGGCTCGGCTTTGTGTTCCAGTCGTTCAACCTCGTGCCGACCCTGTCGGCACGCGAGAACATCGAGCTGCCGGTGCGGCTCGCGGGCGGCCGCGTCGACACCGCGGCGCTCGAGCGCCTCGCCTCGCAGCTCGGCATCTTCGACCGCCTCAAGCACATGCCGCACGAACTCTCGGGTGGCCAGCAGCAGCGCATCGCGGTGGCCCGCGCCCTCATCACCGAGCCCGCCGTCGTGTTCGCCGACGAGCCCACGGGCGCGCTCGATCTGCGCACCGGCCGCGGCCTGCTCGAGAGCCTGCAGCGCGCCGCCCGCGAGCGCGAGCAGACGATCGTGATGGTGACCCACGACCCGGCCGCGGCCGCCTACGCCGACCGGGTGCTCATCCTCGTCGACGGACGCATCGCGCACGAGCTTTCGGGCGCCGGCTACGAAGAGATCAGCGGCGTCATGGCGGGAGTCGGCGCATGA